A genome region from Dolichospermum compactum NIES-806 includes the following:
- the trxA gene encoding thioredoxin has product MSSITNVTEATFKQEVLESQTPVLVDFWAPWCGPCKMLSPVVEEVAAEYEGQVKVVKLNADQNPTVASHYGIRSIPTLMIFKGGRQIKTVVGAVPKTTLATTLDKYVDSMQ; this is encoded by the coding sequence ATGTCATCTATTACCAATGTCACTGAAGCTACATTTAAGCAAGAAGTTCTAGAAAGTCAGACTCCTGTTTTAGTTGATTTTTGGGCCCCTTGGTGTGGTCCTTGTAAAATGCTGTCTCCTGTAGTGGAAGAAGTGGCTGCGGAATACGAGGGACAGGTAAAAGTGGTAAAGTTGAATGCTGATCAAAATCCTACTGTTGCTAGTCATTATGGGATTCGCAGTATTCCCACTTTGATGATATTTAAGGGGGGACGACAAATTAAAACAGTTGTTGGTGCTGTTCCTAAAACTACATTAGCTACTACATTAGATAAGTATGTTGATTCCATGCAATAG
- the patD gene encoding heterocyst frequency control protein PatD, whose translation MSFNCDKYQELATFLDEFRTNVTAGKLSAGELRPHLAKLQAFFSQQIVPLVDANSREQSYKTEISKQLRLLEVDMMFLQGAKQLTTSQARLKTIEERIDTLIGYCQAITQPAEEKE comes from the coding sequence ATGTCTTTTAATTGTGATAAATATCAGGAATTGGCAACATTTCTAGATGAGTTTCGGACTAATGTAACAGCAGGTAAACTCAGTGCGGGGGAGTTACGTCCGCATTTAGCCAAATTACAGGCGTTTTTTAGCCAGCAAATTGTTCCTTTGGTTGATGCTAATTCACGAGAACAATCCTATAAAACGGAAATAAGTAAGCAGTTGCGGCTATTGGAAGTAGATATGATGTTTCTCCAAGGTGCAAAGCAATTAACAACATCACAAGCTAGATTGAAAACTATTGAGGAGCGTATTGATACTCTAATTGGATATTGTCAAGCTATTACCCAGCCAGCAGAAGAGAAGGAATAA
- the recA gene encoding recombinase RecA, producing the protein MAANTETSGKQKALNIVLGQIERSFGKGAIMRLGDATRMKVETISTGALTLDLALGGGLPKGRVIEIYGPESSGKTTIALHALAEVQRNGGIAAFVDAEHALDPTYAAALGVDIDNLLVSQPDNGESALEIVDQLVRSAAVDIVVIDSVAALVPRAEIEGDMGDIHVGLQARLMSQALRKITGNIGKSGCTVLFINQLRQKIGVTYGSPETTTGGNALKFYASVRLDIRRIQTLKKGTDEFGNRVKVKVAKNKVAPPFRIAEFDIIFGKGVSTIGCLVDIAEETGVLLRKGAWYSYSGENISQGRDNAIKYLEEKPEFAAKVKEQVLEKLDKGAVVSANSVVQPHDIEEEEEIELEE; encoded by the coding sequence ATGGCAGCTAATACTGAGACTTCTGGCAAGCAAAAAGCGTTAAATATCGTACTTGGACAAATTGAGCGCAGCTTCGGCAAAGGAGCAATTATGCGCTTAGGTGATGCCACCCGGATGAAGGTAGAAACAATATCCACCGGGGCGCTCACCCTAGATTTAGCCTTGGGTGGTGGTTTACCCAAAGGACGGGTAATCGAAATCTACGGACCAGAAAGTTCTGGTAAAACTACTATTGCTCTCCATGCCCTCGCAGAAGTGCAAAGAAATGGTGGTATAGCGGCTTTTGTGGACGCTGAACACGCCTTAGACCCTACCTATGCTGCTGCATTGGGTGTAGATATTGACAACTTACTTGTTTCTCAACCAGACAATGGTGAATCAGCATTAGAAATAGTTGATCAACTTGTGCGTTCGGCGGCTGTTGATATTGTTGTCATTGACTCCGTTGCGGCTTTAGTCCCCCGTGCTGAAATTGAAGGGGATATGGGGGATATTCACGTAGGTTTACAAGCTCGGTTAATGAGCCAAGCTCTCCGGAAAATAACTGGTAATATTGGTAAATCTGGATGCACAGTTCTATTCATTAACCAGTTACGGCAAAAAATCGGTGTCACCTATGGTAGTCCTGAAACGACAACGGGTGGTAATGCGCTGAAATTTTACGCTTCTGTGCGTTTGGATATTCGCAGAATTCAAACTCTGAAAAAAGGAACTGATGAATTTGGCAACCGTGTCAAAGTCAAAGTAGCTAAAAATAAAGTTGCACCACCTTTTAGAATTGCCGAATTTGACATTATCTTTGGTAAGGGTGTTTCTACCATTGGTTGTTTAGTAGACATAGCTGAAGAAACTGGTGTTCTTCTCCGCAAAGGTGCTTGGTATAGCTACAGTGGTGAAAACATTTCCCAAGGTAGAGATAATGCGATTAAGTATTTAGAAGAAAAACCAGAATTTGCTGCCAAAGTGAAAGAACAGGTTCTGGAAAAACTCGATAAGGGGGCTGTAGTTTCTGCTAATTCTGTAGTGCAACCCCATGATATTGAGGAGGAAGAAGAGATTGAGTTAGAGGAATAG
- a CDS encoding HAD-IA family hydrolase, translated as MTQKVIIFDFDGTIADTVDALVTIANRLALEFGYVPINSQELVLLRNLTAREIIKYSGVSLFKIPFMVKKVKGELKHKIPELKPIEGINTALIEFHNQGYHLGIITSNSQENVNQFLKCHNLDYLFDFIYSGVTIFGKTTIINNVLRQKNFKPEAVIYVGDETRDIESAKKANIKVIAVSWGFNSAEALSQQNPDFLIHHPSELLAVMKSC; from the coding sequence ATGACCCAGAAAGTAATAATTTTTGATTTCGATGGGACGATTGCTGATACAGTAGATGCTCTTGTAACTATTGCCAATCGTTTAGCCTTGGAATTTGGATATGTGCCGATTAATTCGCAAGAACTAGTCCTATTGAGAAATTTAACAGCCAGAGAAATTATTAAATATTCTGGTGTTTCCCTCTTCAAAATTCCTTTTATGGTTAAAAAAGTAAAAGGAGAATTAAAACATAAAATCCCAGAATTAAAACCTATTGAGGGAATTAATACCGCATTAATAGAATTCCACAATCAAGGTTATCACCTGGGAATTATTACCTCTAACTCTCAAGAAAACGTCAATCAATTTCTCAAATGTCATAACTTAGATTATTTGTTTGACTTTATTTATTCAGGAGTAACTATTTTTGGTAAAACCACAATTATTAATAATGTGTTACGACAAAAAAACTTCAAACCAGAAGCAGTAATTTATGTCGGTGATGAAACTAGAGACATAGAATCTGCTAAAAAAGCTAATATCAAAGTAATTGCCGTTAGTTGGGGTTTTAATTCTGCCGAAGCCCTCAGCCAACAAAACCCAGATTTTTTAATTCATCATCCTAGTGAATTATTGGCTGTAATGAAAAGCTGTTAA
- the queG gene encoding tRNA epoxyqueuosine(34) reductase QueG, whose amino-acid sequence MNEYISINSTEVKAKAKELGFQEVGIAAAGDLETTETEKLHAWLKMGYHADMEWMKNPKREDISLVMPEVRSLISVALNYYTPHQRPSGEEYGKISRYAWGRDYHKVMHKKLKELATWLESLGENVKTRYYADTGPVQDKVWAQKAGIGWIAKNGNVITRKYGSWVFLAEILTNLELESDRPSTQHCGTCTRCLQACPTGAITAPFIVDANRCIAYHTIENRAEELPANITPHLQGWIAGCDICQDICPWNQRFAQTTNVNDFQPYPGNLAPKLVELAQISNEEWDRRFTASALRRIKPEMLRRNARANLDKSRHNNDPESNNF is encoded by the coding sequence ATGAATGAATATATCTCAATAAACAGCACAGAAGTGAAAGCAAAAGCCAAAGAATTGGGATTTCAGGAAGTAGGGATTGCTGCTGCCGGTGATTTAGAGACGACAGAAACAGAAAAATTGCACGCTTGGTTAAAAATGGGTTATCACGCTGACATGGAATGGATGAAAAACCCCAAGCGTGAGGATATTAGTTTAGTGATGCCAGAAGTGCGATCGCTCATATCTGTAGCACTGAATTATTATACCCCCCATCAACGTCCGTCAGGAGAGGAATATGGCAAAATTTCCCGTTATGCCTGGGGACGAGATTATCATAAAGTTATGCACAAAAAGCTCAAAGAATTAGCTACTTGGCTAGAATCCCTGGGCGAAAATGTCAAAACCCGTTATTATGCAGATACAGGCCCAGTCCAAGATAAAGTTTGGGCGCAAAAAGCCGGCATTGGTTGGATTGCTAAAAACGGGAATGTGATTACCAGAAAATATGGTTCTTGGGTGTTCTTGGCAGAAATACTAACCAATCTGGAGCTAGAAAGCGATCGCCCATCCACCCAACATTGTGGCACTTGTACTCGTTGTCTGCAAGCCTGTCCGACAGGTGCAATTACCGCACCCTTTATCGTAGATGCTAATCGCTGCATTGCCTATCATACCATTGAAAACCGCGCCGAAGAACTCCCTGCAAACATCACACCCCATTTACAAGGATGGATAGCAGGTTGCGATATTTGTCAAGATATTTGTCCTTGGAATCAGCGATTTGCTCAAACAACTAATGTCAATGATTTTCAACCATATCCTGGGAATTTAGCCCCAAAGCTGGTAGAATTAGCCCAAATATCAAACGAGGAGTGGGATAGAAGATTCACAGCATCAGCCTTGCGACGTATTAAACCAGAAATGTTACGGCGTAATGCTCGCGCTAATCTTGACAAATCCAGGCATAATAATGACCCAGAAAGTAATAATTTTTGA
- a CDS encoding family 10 glycosylhydrolase has product MSDFNWKFLRVVLSWQGLFTVIITNCLLILNLAIKPTIAQNGQDCWLSSKATQEKENLRLLALKGNKEAENRYQKLLKQHTQELKTCRSQTWPQTQAIWLRLYPCDIEPGAVDQIMDRIVNQGYNQVYLEVFYDGRVLLPAATNSTVWPAVVRLPGAEKFDLLALAIKKGQQRGLKVYAWMFTTNFGYTYAQRTDRQSAIARNGKNQTSLSVVEDSSQVFIDPYNTQAKTDYYRMVQQVIRRRPDGILFDYVRYPRQTGIDSIATKVHDLWLFTPATQEVLFSRAKNAKGLELIRRFLTRGYVSAGDIAEIDKRYPQEDEPLWEGRIPARKQKSLPSPEEKQRVLQLDLWLLSVAHAMQGIVDFITLASYPAKQQGIPAGAVFFPEGNQALGQGYDSRLQPWDKFPSTLEWHPMSYANCGNASCIVAQVQQVLKMAQPGTKVIPALAGKWGESISNRPPLEVQMQALRQLSPQIKGVSHFAYSWQHPEHDGERKSCNVR; this is encoded by the coding sequence ATGTCTGATTTCAACTGGAAATTTTTAAGAGTAGTTTTATCTTGGCAAGGTTTATTTACTGTAATTATTACTAATTGCTTATTGATTCTCAACCTAGCTATAAAACCCACCATTGCTCAGAACGGACAGGATTGTTGGCTATCATCAAAAGCAACTCAAGAAAAAGAAAACTTACGTTTATTAGCTCTTAAAGGCAATAAAGAAGCAGAAAATCGCTATCAGAAATTACTCAAACAGCATACACAAGAATTAAAAACCTGTCGTAGTCAGACTTGGCCGCAAACTCAAGCTATTTGGTTGCGCCTGTATCCCTGTGATATTGAGCCGGGAGCAGTTGATCAAATTATGGATCGAATTGTCAACCAAGGCTATAACCAAGTTTATTTAGAAGTATTTTATGATGGAAGGGTACTATTACCCGCCGCAACTAACTCTACAGTTTGGCCTGCTGTAGTTCGCCTTCCTGGTGCAGAAAAATTCGATTTATTGGCATTAGCAATTAAAAAAGGGCAACAACGGGGGTTAAAAGTTTATGCTTGGATGTTTACGACTAACTTTGGTTACACCTATGCTCAACGTACAGATAGACAAAGTGCGATCGCTCGTAATGGCAAAAATCAAACCAGCTTATCCGTAGTAGAAGATAGTTCCCAAGTCTTCATTGATCCCTACAACACCCAAGCAAAAACCGATTACTACCGCATGGTGCAACAGGTTATCCGCCGTCGTCCAGATGGTATTCTCTTCGATTATGTTCGTTATCCTCGTCAGACTGGCATTGACTCCATTGCTACCAAAGTTCATGACCTCTGGCTATTTACTCCAGCCACCCAAGAAGTCCTATTTAGTCGCGCCAAAAATGCCAAAGGGTTAGAATTAATTCGCCGTTTTCTCACCAGAGGATATGTCAGCGCCGGCGATATAGCAGAAATTGATAAACGCTATCCTCAAGAAGATGAACCCTTATGGGAAGGGCGTATTCCCGCAAGAAAGCAGAAATCTTTACCTTCTCCAGAGGAAAAACAGCGGGTTTTGCAATTGGATTTGTGGTTACTTTCCGTTGCTCACGCTATGCAAGGTATCGTAGATTTTATAACTTTAGCAAGTTACCCAGCCAAACAACAAGGTATTCCTGCGGGAGCAGTGTTTTTTCCCGAAGGTAATCAAGCTTTAGGACAAGGTTACGATTCCCGCTTGCAACCTTGGGATAAATTCCCCAGTACCCTAGAATGGCATCCCATGTCCTATGCAAATTGCGGGAATGCTAGTTGCATTGTCGCGCAAGTTCAACAAGTTTTAAAAATGGCACAACCAGGCACAAAAGTCATTCCGGCCTTAGCTGGGAAGTGGGGAGAATCAATTAGCAATCGTCCCCCTTTAGAAGTACAAATGCAAGCCCTCCGTCAATTATCTCCTCAAATTAAGGGTGTTAGCCATTTTGCTTATTCTTGGCAACATCCTGAACATGACGGAGAACGGAAATCTTGCAATGTTAGGTAA
- a CDS encoding DUF1818 family protein, translated as MERVIKSGAGWRIGWNPDAPEFKGLVGTQDWALELTEAELTEFCRLFNQLADTMKHLATELMDEEKIACEAESDLLWMEVEGYAHAYNLRFILNTGRGAEGKWEASAVAELLPAIRMLKVF; from the coding sequence ATGGAACGAGTCATCAAAAGCGGTGCTGGTTGGCGCATAGGCTGGAATCCAGATGCACCAGAATTTAAAGGACTAGTCGGGACTCAAGATTGGGCGTTAGAACTAACTGAAGCAGAATTAACCGAATTTTGTCGTTTATTTAATCAGCTTGCAGATACCATGAAGCATCTAGCTACAGAGCTAATGGACGAGGAAAAAATTGCCTGTGAAGCCGAAAGTGATTTATTATGGATGGAGGTGGAAGGTTATGCTCATGCCTACAATCTGCGCTTCATCCTCAACACAGGACGAGGAGCAGAAGGTAAATGGGAAGCTTCCGCCGTAGCTGAATTGTTGCCAGCCATCAGAATGCTAAAAGTTTTTTGA